GACGTTCTTGTGAACATAACGGAACAGCAGCCTGAAAGGCAGCGAACCAGAAGGGAGGCACCGACGGGAGACGGGACTGAAGCAAGACCTGAAGGGGTGGAGAAAACGGTACGAGAAGCTTCTCTCGCTGCGAATGGACAGGACCCCCAGCGTTCAAAAGGAAGCTGAGACAACAAGGCACGTACGTAGAGACGGGACGAATAagaggaagggcggggggggtctCCTTTTGGGCAAGGAAGCCAACTGAACACAAAGTGTAGGGCGGGAAAAAGTTCAGGATGGGCGTCGACCGGGCAGCGCTCAAAGCAGAGCCCCTTGACCGTGTTGCCACCAGGTTGGTGCCCCTATCCTGCAATGGCTGTCTCGGCCACCACATTGCAGGCGTCCACACAGGGGGTTAAGAAAACATGGCGGCTGTGGCTCAAGCACCCGCAGCTGCTCAACGAGTAGAGAGATGGCTGCTGAGGCAATATGGCTCAAGGCAGAGGGGCTGTTAAGGCCTGGAGGACCAAGTGTGGTCCAGCGACTAGAGGGCACCTCGAGGTTTCCACCTGAAACCATGGGCGGGTGTGTCTTAAAATCCACATCGTCAGACTAACGTCGGTGTAGGGAAACACGTCCAGTTTCCCTCCAAGCCAAGTCCTTAGAGCAGAGTCATTTCTTAACTGGGGGGCctcagatgttgggctacaactcccctcagccatggcctttgtggatgGGGAGCTGTAGTcgaagaacatctggggacccaaggttaagaaaccctgccttacaaGAACCTGGAAGAAGAAGTAGAGCGGGGAAGAAGAGACGGCCAAGAAGGCTGTCGTCTGAGGGATCGAAAAAAGACGTGCGCTCCCTGTGACAACTGTGGAGAGAGGAAAAGTCTCTGGTAGTGTTTTGTGCAAGCCAGACCTGAGAGAAGGCCTGCCGTGCATGCGGCATGGGTGTTCTCGTTGGGCGTCTCTGCACCGCCGGCACACACCCAGCCGCAGACAGCTGCTCCCCAGGTTGCCACGTCCCCACCGCCCCCCACCAGGCAGAGGGAAAACATATCCGACACCCACAGCTGCGAGCCCCACAATTCCCGGTGCGGCCAGCACCCCTCGCAAGGAAAAAACACAGAAACCAAACAAGCCAAGCACCACAACACATGACGCGCAGCACGCAACAAACCGGGACAACTCCATGCGCCTTGAAAATTCCTGCTTCAGAAAtttcttttgggggggtggggtggggttggtggtcaGTCTGAGCCTCTCTTGTGCTTGCCcctcgcccccgcccccagcttgtTCCCTTCTGCCATGGCTGCGTGTGCCGATACGCTGGCACTCTCGAATCGTCCCCCCGTGCTGGACGGGAAATTAGTGTCGGGTCACCACACGGAATGTAAGAAGAGGAGAGTAATCGTCCAGGCGGGCACGGCCCCCTCAAGTGTGGGTGTGCTCTTCTCTCGGTGTGCAAGTgggtacagggggtggggggggagggggggaggaggaggggaggcggGGGAGGCCGTTTCACTGAGGTAGCGGGACCAGCACTTCCACGTAGTTGAGCGGGAAGAAGCCCGACTGGCCGTTGATCATGCCCTCGTACCAGTTCTCGTCGATCTGATTGGTCAGCGTGATGATGTCGCCCTCTTTGAAGCCCAGCTCCCCGTCGTTCTCGGGCTCGAAGTCGTACAACGCCTTGCAGCAGGGCTGGTCCAGGTGAGCTGCTGGAGAAGGCAAGGCAGGCGGGTTACGGCGCGGAGGCGGCCCGTCTCGGCAGATCCCGTTTCCGGCTTCCGGGGGTCTCAAATGCGgggccccagatgatgttggactactggcacagggacataggaagcggccttcgactgagtcagacccttggtccatctagctcagtactgtcgacacagactggcagcggcttctccaaagttgcaggcaggagtctgggagatgccagggagggagcttggaaccttctgcctgcaaaggagatgctcgagggcagagattctcaaagttggtccccagatgttattggacttcaactcccataatccccaaccaaaggtcactggggctggggattatgggagacgAAGTCcgaaaacatctggggacccagtgtagagaacccctgctctagggcagtgtttctcaacgtttttggagtcatggactggtacattcttcatgtgcagtttacCGGACCAGCGGTTAATAAAGGGGGCGCCCCAACCGCAGGCCCCGCAAACACTTTTGGGCTGGTAGGGGCCACCACCAggaactctccagagctcatttccaggcagccttcATTGTTGGATGATGTTTATTCGGGGACGCTAAATGTTTCTCCAGCAGCGAGGGAAACGAGCTCCTAGAAACGAGCTCCATAGAGCTCGCCCGGGCTCTGTGGATCCCAGGCCCCACCCCTCTAGATGGGATGGACCAAAACCCTCACGGACCAGTAATCAACAGCTCATGAACCGGCACCAGACCGGCGGtagagaaacactgctctagggaAGGAACTAAAATGAAGGACAAGGAATGCCCATGGAAAAGCCTTGGTTCCTTCCAAaaggccatggaatgcattgaatttccaaatggcctttCACTAGAAGAGCAGCCATGCATTTCTTTGTGCATGCTatgccatgcattcctatggccctttggaaggagcaacataggaacctaggcagctgccacagaccgagtcagacccttggtctatctagctccgtattgccttcacagactggcagcggcttctccaaggttgcaggcaggaatctctcctatctgggagatgctgccagggagggacagaGTGGCAGGGAATAACGGGAGTTGTAGtacatcaacatctggggacccaagtctgagaactacGGAAGCAGGTAATCattcctccacccaccccccaccccaaattctgcTTCTAGTCTTGAGAAATGGGCAAAAAGCAACTCAGTCCCCACCCACCAAATGCTTTTGCAAGAATACAACAGCTGTCCTGCTGGATCACGctacaacaggcctgctcaacttaggccccccagctgtttttgaactacaactcccataatcccctgccacagtggccaatagccagggattatgggaattgtaggccaacatctgcaggagggccaaggttctagTCCTACAGTCACGAGTGGAGCTCAGAAGCAACATGTTGAGTTTctaccccagcaactgccattcagaagtagactgcctctgaacatggaggctccacacaGCCACATAATATAGCTACAGATAGACCTCTTGCTTCAGAAATATGTTTGATCTTCCCTCAAAGCTTCTGTTAGCCAGTAGCCACCACTGCAATCTTGGGGTACAGAATTCCACATTGTTCCAAACTGTGTGTGTTGTGAGAAcaattctatttttcttttttgggtCTTTCCTGAATATACTGCCTATCAATTTTATCAAGTGACCCCGAGTTCTAGTGTTAGGAGgaaaaacaaaggaagctgccttctcccgagtcagacccttgggccatctatctcaatattgtctgcactgactggcagcagctctcccaaggtcTTAGGCAGgctcttgcccagccctaccgggaggtcctgccagggactaaacctgggaccctctgcctgCAAAGCTGGGGCTCTTCCTCTGAACTACAGATGCTCCTTGTGAATGTAGGAAATGAGCTTCTGCTGAGCCTGAtccctctggtccatctagcacagtagtGTCTattctacgctgactggcagcaactctccagagttTCCAATAAGGGTTTTTcccagcgctacctggagatgccaggaactgcaCCGGggaacttctgcctgcaaagcaggtgctctaccactgagctacagcccatggggggggggggagagtcactattcactttctccaccccacacaTTTTAAACTTCCCATCACATCCCCTGCTCACTGAacatagaggcacctttcaaaagtggtgattctctttatttagtagggggagagcaaccggccctatccatccccagcacagcatccctccagtggctgttgctagtatctatcttatgtttcttttttagattgtcaaccctttgggacagggatccatcttatttatttatatctatgtaagccaccttgggaacttttgttgaaaagcagtatatgaatatttgttgtcTTTATATCTGTATCAAGTTCCCTCACATCAGCTTTTTTTCCTCCTAACCCAAGAAGCTCCTGAAATGCCTCTCTCCTTGTAGTAAAAGTATTTCACCCTcctggtcattttggttgcccaATCCTGCACGTTTCCCAGTTCCACAAAACCCTTTTTGAGACGGAGCAACCAGAACAGTACAGAACTTTCCTCAACCATCTTTGCGTTTCTGAAATTCCACCAAGCTTTGCCTGCTTGATTAGCAGctttaagggctagaaacttggctTCTTaaacaggaggaaggagaaaaacaGAGATTGGCGGGAGGGCGAGTGCACCAGGCATACAAAGAGTTACTGAGGATAGCCAGAAGCACCGAGGGGACCCACACTCAATCTCAGGACAGGAACGTCAGCAAATCAAACTGttaaagaggaaggaagagaaaaggaggggaaagggaaggtcATGCTTCATGCAGGGgacagaggaaggaaaggaagcgTCAAGGCAGGGCAGGGAACTCACAAAAATTCCGGCTGGGGGTCCGGGACGGTTTTTCGGATCGGAAAGAGGAGGAAGCTGCTTccaaaaggagaagggggaaaaaaaaaaagacatgcttaaccaaaaaaaacctATGGATATAAAATGCTCTCTTGACGAGACGTAACACCAAGCAGCCGGGGGtaggatgcgggggggggggggtgtcagttaGGAGGCACGCAGGAGTAGTACCAGGAGACTCGACTATAGGTCTCTACGTGGGTCTACAGCGGAAACGGGAGAGTGCGGATATTGAGGCTGTGCaacctctctctctgccctgatCTGTGGCAGGGCAGCGATCTGCAGTCACAGCTGCACGGAAGTTTTGTACGTGCATCCTGACCTGTGCCCCAGGTTgctgcattgggggggggcactgctgccatcatcccacacacacacacacccagcattgTTTCAGGCTCTGTGGGACGGGGAGGCATCAGAAGGCAGGCTCTCCAAACATACTCTCTGCCTGCACGGCTTGCTTGCAACTGCATTCCCAATGCTTCTCCCCACCAAAAGCTCACCAAACCCGAAAATGGCATCAGGTCCCCTATGCTTCCTGGTAGTTTGTGCCACTAAACTAGCCAACCAGGGATCCCAGCACTAGCCTTGGATGCCAGGCTTATCAGTTCTCATTGCGGTGGGTGTGGGGGGACCAATGCTGTTATGTACCTGCTCCCACTCCCAGGGcctgggatatacatgtaaaaaccaggatttttaaatttattttttaaaaacgggATATACATATACAAACCGCCATTgtatgcatttggacataatggagctccaacctctgcctcatgtaactgcggtttcatgttacgtgcgaatgcagccagacacaagttttgcactgcaatttgcaatgccttttgcaaccttgccttgagCTGGTTGGGTTCTGGGCAAAGCCAGGTTATTTACTAAAATTTAACTCCATTTTTCAGCCAAGAATTGGGCCCCACTATGACTTCCAGCAGCACAGTACTGTAGGTTCCCTATGCTCCCTGATAGTTTGTGCCACTGGGCCTAGAGAGCAATCAGGgatcccagcagcagctggactgTGGGTTCTCcgtatggggggcggggggagtgctgTCCTGTGCCTGGCCCCAAATCCCAGGGACTTTTCTGTACATCCAGATTACTTACTATTTTTTAATCTCACTTTTCACCCAATATTTGTCTCCCACTGCAACAACTAACTGCATAAAACcttaagaacagcctggctggatcatcGGGCCCAAGGCGGCcgatcttgtccagcatcctgtttcacacactggcccaccagattcctccgAGAAGCACGTAAATCCCAAAAGCAGTCAACTAGAAACTAACGCCACAATGCTGCGGGCAGCAGCGGTATCCCAGCTGGTGGGTGGTGCGGGGAGGCATGAGCGTGTTCTTGACTTCCGTCCTTTTGGTGGCCTCAGCAGCAGTAGCTAATAACtggattgggggcgggggagaggggtgtgtgtgtgcgtgtgattCACCAAACCAAATAGCAAGGAAGTGGCCATGCGGACACACCCCAGAAGCGCAGACCCCTGACTGATGTTGGACTAGAGCTCCCTGCTCCGCACCCCTTCTCCAGCCCCCAAAGCTAAGCATCTAGCTGCCGCCTTCTTAAAAGGGGTCCTTTCGGGTGCGGGAGGCTCTCCCTCCCCAGTGTGTCCTGGAAGGGTCCCACCCACTACAGCTATCACGTTCTCAGCGCTCCACCTCTGGCAGGAGGAACATTATCGAGCCATCCTTACCCGAGACTCTGGGGGCAGGGTTGCAGGCAAAGCCACCGTTGGACTGGTCGCTCTCCCCAAATTCGTAGGATTCCCGGGGCTTTGGTTTATATTCTCGTTTGGGGCGTGAGGAcgcctccctcactctgaggagagaggaaggaagcggGTCATTAATAGAGCTACGACATTTAGTTAAGTGATGAGCTGGCCTAACTgatgaaaataaaatagcaaCTTTTTAGGCTATCAAttgacagatttaaaaaaaaaaattaaataaagtaATTATAAAAAATGCAAGTAGCCAGCACCgttttagaagaggcattccctctgcTGTGAGAAAGAATGCCTCGTCCAAGACTatgagcctctttggggcagggaaacaTAATCATCTTTTTcgctttgtaaaccgctttgagaacttgtggttgaaaaagcagtgtgtgtgtatgtgtatgtgtatgtgtgtatgtatgtatgtgtgtatatatatatatatatatatatatatatgtatatatatataaaataagcaAATAATAATGTCTGCATTAGAAACCTTCCTGCTCTCTCACACATAGGGCAGCCCTCTAGCtcttactggactacaactcccatcatccactgtggcCGAAGAGTACAGGAACTGTACACAACttgagggctgaagctgtgcaccCCTGCGTTACAAGTAGCCCTCCAGACCTCCTTTACTGCCAGAGAGATCCCAAGCCCTCCTCTGTAGTTCCTAGGGTCCCCTACAGTTCCCAACGCTATGCTTCCCAGGGATCCCTGGGGAAGACGAACTGAGTCTCAGATCACACTTTAAGTGCAGATAGCCTCAGAGTGAATTACGCTCGCTTGGGAGGAAGAGACACATACAGGAGAACTTCCATATTCGTGGGGGCTCCGTTCTCCGCTACTACTGAGGATATGGAAACCGCTAAGACAGAGGCATTGGGCCAATGCAAATGCAGGGCTTAGGTGCCCGGAGGTCGGGGAAAATGGATAAAAAGGGTTAAATGGACCTTTAAACGCGTGGGGCATTTAAAGCCTACTGTGCTTCACGGGTCTTCAGCAGTCCAGCAGTGTCCCTGAATAGCAAAAATACCCAGCTGAAAATGACAACCCCCCATCccgtttttttggggggggaaggagCAATGTTGAGGCTCCCGATctcaaaatggcagatggaaaTTACCTTCGAGGTATCCGACCTGTGGATATGTAAGGTTAACCCTTTAAAAAAGCTGCTTTCACCCCGCGTAAGGtcagctggtcttggggtagcaagcatgacttgtccccttagctaagcaggatctgccttggttgcatatgaatgggagactagaagggtgagcactgtaagatattccccacaggggatggagccgctctgggaagagcagaaggtttcaatttccctccctggcttctcccaagataaggctgagagagattcctgcctgcaaccttggagaagccgctgccagtctgtgaagacaacactgagcgagacagaccaatggtctgactcagtatatggcagcttcctatgtccttatgtccTATGTCCCTAATTATCCGACCGCGGATACGTGAAACTGCGGATACCGATTCCGTGATTAATGATGTTCTCCTGTATATGTTTCAATGGGTTGGAGTCCAAAAGCAGTCCGAGTTGTGCAGTTCTGCGCGAAGGCAATGCCTTCCACAGCACGCACTCGCCTTCTAAAAGAAAGGGAGTATGCCCCTTTTGCATTCAGACTCTCGTTTCTCATCTGCAAATTCACGCAGATTTTGCTGGTCAACCGGCTAAAATGCATATTAAATTAAGTCATCCAAAGTGTCTGACCAGGGCACCAGGCTTACTGGAAGATCTTAAGGCACACATTTACAGTGCCCTGTTTCAACACAACAGTGGAGATAGTGGAGAACAGACAACCCCCGACTGACCTGCGCTTGAGTTTATCGGCTAGCTCGTCCAGGATCTGCACTGCTTGCCTGTGATAATCGAGCTGGGCATCCACCAAGGCCGAAAGCTGGCTCACTTGCTCGATCTGTAGCAAGACCAACAGAAATTGCACATGTGAATACGAGAAGCTGCTGCCGAAAGAGTCAGACTCTCTGTCCAACTAGTCTAGCATTGTCTGCTCGgattggcagcaggtctccagggtttcagacagacaGAGGTCCCTTTCCTTGCCCTGTTACCCGAGACCCTTTTACCTGGAGATACTGAGGGCTGAATCTGTGGCCACCTGcctacaaagcaggtgctctaccatggAGTTGTGGGCATCCCCACCTAGTTCCATTTGGTTTCCAGgagacagaaggtcccaggtttaattctCAGGTAGGACTCGGAAGACTcacacctgaaaccctggagagctgctgccagtaaagtGTAGATAACAATGAGttagagagaccaagggtctgactcagtaggaggcagcttcacaTATTCATCCAGAGCATCCATATTTCAGTGGAAGAACTCCTGCTTTgtgcacagaaggtcccaggttcaatccctggcagcacctccacgAAGGGCTGGCAAAGGCCTTCTCagcctaaaaccctggagagccgctgccagtcagtggagacaaccctgagcgagctggaccaagggtctgactcagtaggaggcagcttcacaTATTCATCAGGAGCATCCATAACTCAGTGCTGGAGCACACATTATGTACAGAACGGGTTTGAacagggggtgggaagcacttcATTAGGCACAGAGCATTTGCTTGAATTATTCTGGCTTTGCAAGAAGGATCTTCATCATAATACACATCGATGTACTATGGAGTTATATAATTGAGTACTATAATTGTCACAACAAGCTTTCAAGGCAGGCCAGCTTGATTCTTCCCGCATTGCCCATTTAGAGGTCTTGGGGTCAAAAGATCAGTGGGTCACCTCTGGCAGCAAATTCAGGCCCAAAGAAGCTAGATTTGAACACAGAGCACACACACTTATTCCCTATGTCAGCTCTCAccagctctgaggaaaaccccaTGTCCCAGCACAGCCGGCAAGAGAGAGGACAATCTtaagaacagaagagcagccctgctggatcaggcccaaggcccatctagtccagcatcctgtttcacacagtggcccaccaggagttgagggcatgccctctctcttgctgttgctcccctgcaattggtatttagaggcatcctccctctgaggctggaggtggcctatagccctccgactactagccgttgatagccctctcctccctgaagttatacaaacccctcttaaagccatccaggttgttggctgtcaccacatcctgtggcagagagttccacaagtagaccatgcgttgtgtgaaacaatacttccgtttgttggtcctagacctcctagcaatcaatttcatgggatgacccctggttctagtgttatgggagagggagaagaatttctctctctccactttctccaccccatgcatgattttatagacctctatcatgtctccccgcagtcgtcttttttctaaactaaaaaaactAACTCTTCCGGGCACACTCACATCCGTCTCTAGGAGGTTGTGCATGCTCGTCTCGGCGACTTCCTTGGACTCCTCAAATTTCTCCAGGGCTTGCCGGAGCTCCTCGTCGGGGATTTTCCCCTGGCGCTTCTTCTTGTAGTCAAAGTCTAAGCGTCGGCCCTCCAGTTTCTTCAAGTGGTGCTGTTtgaggaagagaggaaagaaaacaAGAGTGGGGGGATGCAATCATCAGAAATATTATGGGTACTCGTAAAGCCACaaaaggggtgaattttggtcTCTAACTGGGCCCCAGTCTAGAAGGGCTTTACAACAATTTTGTAGGGGActgaacaggaggctggactagatgacctctagcgtcccttccaactctgCTGGATAGCTATCTGTCAGGGATGCCAAAGCAATTTCCTGCACCGAGCAAGAATGtccctctaaggtcccttccaactcttaacATTCTAGGATTCTAAAGGCTCCTTTGGAAGGATTCTGTGATCTGGGATTAGTACTGCCTTGTGAGATCGGAGTTTTAAAATCGTTTGGGGAACCAAAGTAATCTTTTGCCCCACAGCCCACCTGCCCTCACTGCTGGACGACAGGGGACAGCCAGGCCTCGGATGGCCAAGCAGACCAGTGCAGGGTGCCTTGCCGGTTTAgaccacggggggcggggggggaatggATGGGCAGTAAGTTCAGAACTGACAAATAGATATATCTTAAATGTATTTCCGAATGAGCTGGCAACGTTATGATCCTTATGGGCAGACAACTGGAGTCTCTGGATGACTCACAGATG
Above is a window of Hemicordylus capensis ecotype Gifberg chromosome 2, rHemCap1.1.pri, whole genome shotgun sequence DNA encoding:
- the SH3GL1 gene encoding endophilin-A2 isoform X4, producing the protein MSVAGLKKQFYKASQLVSEKVGGAEGTKLDEDFKEMEKKVDLTSKAVTEVLARTTEYLQPNPASRAKLTMLNTVSKIRGQVKNPGYPQSEGLLGESMIRYGKELGDESNFGDALLDAGESMKRLAEVKDSLDIEVKQNFIDPLQNLCDKDLKEIQHHLKKLEGRRLDFDYKKKRQGKIPDEELRQALEKFEESKEVAETSMHNLLETDIEQVSQLSALVDAQLDYHRQAVQILDELADKLKRRVREASSRPKREYKPKPRESYEFGESDQSNGGFACNPAPRVSASSSFRSEKPSRTPSRNFSHLDQPCCKALYDFEPENDGELGFKEGDIITLTNQIDENWYEGMINGQSGFFPLNYVEVLVPLPQ
- the SH3GL1 gene encoding endophilin-A2 isoform X3, with translation MSVAGLKKQFYKASQLVSEKVGGAEGTKLDEDFKEMEKKVDLTSKAVTEVLARTTEYLQPNPASRAKLTMLNTVSKIRGQVKNPGYPQSEGLLGESMIRYGKELGDESNFGDALLDAGESMKRLAEVKDSLDIEVKQNFIDPLQNLCDKDLKEIQHHLKKLEGRRLDFDYKKKRQGKIPDEELRQALEKFEESKEVAETSMHNLLETDIEQVSQLSALVDAQLDYHRQAVQILDELADKLKRRVREASSRPKREYKPKPRESYEFGESDQSNGGFACNPAPRVSASSSFRSEKPSRTPSRNFSAHLDQPCCKALYDFEPENDGELGFKEGDIITLTNQIDENWYEGMINGQSGFFPLNYVEVLVPLPQ
- the SH3GL1 gene encoding endophilin-A2 isoform X1; the protein is MSVAGLKKQFYKASQLVSEKVGGAEGTKLDEDFKEMEKKVDLTSKAVTEVLARTTEYLQPNPASRAKLTMLNTVSKIRGQVKNPGYPQSEGLLGESMIRYGKELGDESNFGDALLDAGESMKRLAEVKDSLDIEVKQNFIDPLQNLCDKDLKEIQHHLKKLEGRRLDFDYKKKRQGKIPDEELRQALEKFEESKEVAETSMHNLLETDIEQVSQLSALVDAQLDYHRQAVQILDELADKLKRRVREASSRPKREYKPKPRESYEFGESDQSNGGFACNPAPRVSAASSSFRSEKPSRTPSRNFSAHLDQPCCKALYDFEPENDGELGFKEGDIITLTNQIDENWYEGMINGQSGFFPLNYVEVLVPLPQ
- the SH3GL1 gene encoding endophilin-A2 isoform X5 encodes the protein MSVAGLKKQFYKASQLVSEKVGGAEGTKLDEDFKEMEKKVDLTSKAVTEVLARTTEYLQPNPASRAKLTMLNTVSKIRGQVKNPGYPQSEGLLGESMIRYGKELGDESNFGDALLDAGESMKRLAEVKDSLDIEVKQNFIDPLQNLCDKDLKEIQHHLKKLEGRRLDFDYKKKRQGKIPDEELRQALEKFEESKEVAETSMHNLLETDIEQVSQLSALVDAQLDYHRQAVQILDELADKLKRRVREASSRPKREYKPKPRESYEFGESDQSNGGFACNPAPRVSAAHLDQPCCKALYDFEPENDGELGFKEGDIITLTNQIDENWYEGMINGQSGFFPLNYVEVLVPLPQ
- the SH3GL1 gene encoding endophilin-A2 isoform X2 gives rise to the protein MSVAGLKKQFYKASQLVSEKVGGAEGTKLDEDFKEMEKKVDLTSKAVTEVLARTTEYLQPNPASRAKLTMLNTVSKIRGQVKNPGYPQSEGLLGESMIRYGKELGDESNFGDALLDAGESMKRLAEVKDSLDIEVKQNFIDPLQNLCDKDLKEIQHHLKKLEGRRLDFDYKKKRQGKIPDEELRQALEKFEESKEVAETSMHNLLETDIEQVSQLSALVDAQLDYHRQAVQILDELADKLKRRVREASSRPKREYKPKPRESYEFGESDQSNGGFACNPAPRVSAASSSFRSEKPSRTPSRNFSHLDQPCCKALYDFEPENDGELGFKEGDIITLTNQIDENWYEGMINGQSGFFPLNYVEVLVPLPQ
- the SH3GL1 gene encoding endophilin-A2 isoform X6; translated protein: MSVAGLKKQFYKASQLVSEKVGGAEGTKLDEDFKEMEKKVDLTSKAVTEVLARTTEYLQPNPASRAKLTMLNTVSKIRGQVKNPGYPQSEGLLGESMIRYGKELGDESNFGDALLDAGESMKRLAEVKDSLDIEVKQNFIDPLQNLCDKDLKEIQHHLKKLEGRRLDFDYKKKRQGKIPDEELRQALEKFEESKEVAETSMHNLLETDIEQVSQLSALVDAQLDYHRQAVQILDELADKLKRRVREASSRPKREYKPKPRESYEFGESDQSNGGFACNPAPRVSAHLDQPCCKALYDFEPENDGELGFKEGDIITLTNQIDENWYEGMINGQSGFFPLNYVEVLVPLPQ